The genomic interval GCACGCGATCCTGCGGATACGGCATCAGTTGATCAAGGCCGCCCGCGACTTCTTCGACGAGCGTGGATTCGTGCTGGTGGACACGCCGATCCTGACTCCCGTCGCGTGCGAAGGGACGACGAATCTCTTTCCGGTGAAGTACTTCGACACCCCGGCCTACCTGAGCCAGAGCGGGCAACTGTACAGCGAGGCCTCCTGCATGTCCTTCGGCAAGGTCTACTGCTTCGGCCCCACCTTCCGCGCCGAGAAGTCCAAGACCCGCCGGCACCTGATGGAGTTCTGGATGGTGGAGCCGGAAGTGGCCTACGCCGATCTGGACGACATCATGGTCCTGGCCGAGGAGTTCGTCTCCTACCTGGTGGCCGAAGCCCTGAGGGAAGGCGAGGAGGAACTGTCGATCCTGGGCCGCGACACGGGACCGCTGAAGAAGGTGACACCTCCGTTTCCCAGGCTCACCTACGCCGAAGCCTTCGATCTGCTGGAGCAGGAGGGCAGCGAGACGCCCCGGGGAGCGGACCTGGGGGGAACCGACGAGACCATCGTCTCCTCCCGGTTCGACCGGCCGGTCATGGTTCACCGCTATCCCGCCGCCGTCAAGGGTTTCTACATGGAACCGGATCCGGAGAACCCCGACTTGGCGCTCTGCATGGACATGCTGGCGCCGGAAGGATACGGGGAGATCATCGGGGGAAGCCAGCGGATCCACGACTACGACCTCCTGATGGAAAGGGTGCGGGAGCACGACCTCCCCGTGGAACCACTCTCCTGGTACCTGGATTTGCGGAAATACGGCAGCGTGCCCCACTCCGGGTTCGGCCTGGGAATCGAACGGGTCCTCTCCTGGATCTGCGGGATTCCCCATGTCCGGGAGACCATTCCCTTTCCCAGGATGCTCCACCGGCTGTTCCCTTGACCCGCATTCTTCTGCGATGAGCGGCTCCTTGTCCCGGGATGGAGACGCGGCCCTTTCAATTGGTATGATTCATCTACCGAGGGAATTCATGGAGACCCGTCTGCTGGACGGCAAGAAGGTCGCCGCCCGG from Acidobacteriota bacterium carries:
- the asnS gene encoding asparagine--tRNA ligase — translated: MLTQVYIRDVPSHVGREVSIKGWLYNKTHKGRLWFLLVRDGTGVIQSVLFKGNVAREVFEAAEALTQESSLQITGTVRRDKRAPGGYELDASGMEVVQIAQSYPITPKEHGTSFLMDHRHLWLRSSRQHAILRIRHQLIKAARDFFDERGFVLVDTPILTPVACEGTTNLFPVKYFDTPAYLSQSGQLYSEASCMSFGKVYCFGPTFRAEKSKTRRHLMEFWMVEPEVAYADLDDIMVLAEEFVSYLVAEALREGEEELSILGRDTGPLKKVTPPFPRLTYAEAFDLLEQEGSETPRGADLGGTDETIVSSRFDRPVMVHRYPAAVKGFYMEPDPENPDLALCMDMLAPEGYGEIIGGSQRIHDYDLLMERVREHDLPVEPLSWYLDLRKYGSVPHSGFGLGIERVLSWICGIPHVRETIPFPRMLHRLFP